One window from the genome of Cryptomeria japonica chromosome 6, Sugi_1.0, whole genome shotgun sequence encodes:
- the LOC131077760 gene encoding replication protein A 70 kDa DNA-binding subunit B, with protein MAKEMITVGAIEAMLAGNPSLGESADLVVQVVGLKPVGSSNTRFTFMANDGKMKIKAMLPTTMAGEVTSGKLQNLGLIRILDYTCNAIQNQPQKVLIITKCEVVAPALDAEVGGVEVKQEDGDNIKPEVKVKTGDGPILKSAAQIVHDQCGNAAPAARMGISRRVYPLVSLNPYQGNWTIKVRVTNKGPLRTFRNNRGEGSVFNVELTDEDGTQIQATMFKEAADKFWDKFELGKVYYISKGSLRVANKQFKTVQNDYEMTLHANSEVEEATGEETTIPEYKHNFVKIDDLGQYVNSRELVDVIGVVQSVSTVLSIRRKSNNEEIPKRDITMADESKKTVTLSLWNDLAKKEGQELLDIVDSGPVIAVKGIRVGDYAGVSLSTTGRSTVMINPDFPEAQKLRSWYDTDGRGSSMLSLGSTLSGGTPIRGSRSLYSDRAFLSEITDPSVGEGKPAYFNVKVYISFIKPDQAMWYRACKTCNRKVTEEIGSGYWCEGCQKHEDESSLRYIMVVKASDSSGEAWLSVFNEHAEQILGHTADELAAIKSKEADEKAYQMELKKAMWVPHVFRVSVAKTEYMNETRQRITVRSHSPVDWVGECKYLIDEISKLKTQV; from the exons ATGGCGAAGGAGATGATAACAGTAGGCGCTATAGAGGCCATGCTAGCAGGAAACCCCTCGCTGGGCGAGTCAGCTGACTTGGTAGTGCAGGTGGTCGGCTTAAAGCCAGTTGGAAGCAGCAATACCCGATTCAC ATTCATGGCCAATGAtggaaagatgaagataaaggccATGCTTCCCACAACGATGGCCGGGGAGGTCACTTCAGGGAAGCTGCAGAATCTGGGGCTCATTCGTATTCTTGATTACACATGCAATGCCATTCAAAATCAGCCACAGAA GGTGCTAATAATCACAAAATGTGAGGTAGTTGCCCCTGCACTTGATGCAGAGGTTGGTGGGGTAGAAGTAAAACAAGAGGATGGGGATAATATCAAGCCTGAGGTTAAGGTTAAGACGGGCGACGGACCTATACTGAAGTCTGCAGCTCAGATTGTGCATGATCAATGTGGAAA TGCTGCACCTGCTGCTCGAATGGGAATAAGTCGAAGGGTTTATCCCTTGGTTTCCTTGAACCCATATCAAGGAAACTGGACTATTAAGGTTCGAGTAACCAACAAAGGGCCTTTGCGCACATTTCGTAATAACAGGGGGGAAGGCAGCGTCTTCAATGTTGAACTTACTGATGAAGAT GGCACCCAAATTCAAGCAACCATGTTCAAGGAGGCTGCAGATAAGTTCTGGGACAAGTTTGAATTAGGCAAGGTGTACTACATCTCAAAGGGAAGTCTTCGAGTTGCTAATAAGCAGTTTAAAACGGTACAAAATGACTATGAGATGACATTGCATGCAAACTCAGAAGTTGAAGAGGCAACTGGTGAGGAAACCACTATTCCAGAATATAAGCACAACTTTGTCAAGATTGATGATCTTGGTCAATATGTGAATTCAAGGGAACTCGTTG ATGTCATTGGTGTTGTTCAGAGTGTATCAACAGTTCTCAGCATCAGGCGTAAAAGCAATAATGAAGAGATTCCCAAGCGTGATATCACTATGGCAGATGAAAG CAAAAAGACGGTAACATTAAGCCTCTGGAATGATCTCGCGAAGAAGGAAGGTCAAGAACTCCTGGACATTGTTGATAGTGGTCCTGTTATAGCTGTTAAGGGAATTAGGGTTGGTGACTACGCAG GAGTATCTCTATCAACCACCGGTAGAAGCACCGTTATGATTAATCCTGATTTTCCTGAAGCTCAAAAGCTTCGTTCTTG GTATGACACGGATGGAAGAGGAAGCTCTATGCTGTCTCTTGGATCGACTCTTTCTGGTGGAACTCCAATCCGTGGATCCAGATCATTGTACTCTGACCGTGCATTCCTCTCTGAAATCACCGATCCTTCCGTGGGTGAAGGAAAG CCAGCCTATTTCAATGTGAAAGTTTATATCAGCTTTATCAAACCAGATCAGGCAATGTGGTATCGTGCTTGCAAGACTTGCAATCGTAAGGTGACTGAAGAAATTGGTTCGGGATACTGGTGTGAAGGTTGTCAGAAACACGAGGATGAGTCTAGCCTAAG GTACATAATGGTAGTGAAGGCCTCTGATTCTAGTGGTGAGGCTTGGCTCTCGGTTTTCAATGAACATGCGGAACAAATTCTGGGTCACACAGCAGATGAGCTTGCTGCCATTAAATCTAAG GAAGCTGATGAGAAGGCATACCAGATGGAGCTGAAGAAGGCAATGTGGGTTCCTCATGTATTCCGTGTGAGTGTAGCAAAGACCGAGTATATGAATGAAACAAGGCAACGCATCACAGTTCGCTCTCATAGCCCAGTTGACTGGGTTGGTGAATGCAAGTATTTGATAGATGAGATCTCAAAGCTGAAAACCCAAGTGTAG